Proteins co-encoded in one Populus trichocarpa isolate Nisqually-1 chromosome 10, P.trichocarpa_v4.1, whole genome shotgun sequence genomic window:
- the LOC7466914 gene encoding uncharacterized protein LOC7466914: MMLQYRDLAKLKTKKIVFEDVIAARDSATLEHLKELSSKRRVIEESINQTSYITEAIAREISGGLTSRCEQERLRLEHYLPLLENFISHADLISSNSQMVQWTSQLKIRWSSATSSSSFFDLRGPKFFQIDNLRFELVMIHFLYGATLRERASEFLSTDLKQSAFIFREAAGVFHYLAHEVIPSLQSPISAERPSEASSALSAAMSFICLAEAQAVYTRRAEEKGNTGFGVLAKLHYGVVELLSEATSAIHSGTGEGKTISSRFLEFISSCKALHELRSKKHLAEGLRNDGQVGVSVGVLCDALISSKKKTPGEDSWKAVFKNEIEIVANTLRKFENENEFVWHEKIPHGDELPSPQGIKIVEIVPFKPKKWERELAFKL, from the exons ATGATGCTTCAATATCGAGACCTGGCCAAGCTTAAAACCAAAAAG ATTGTTTTTGAAGATGTAATCGCTGCACGTGATTCTGCTACACTAGAGCATCTGAAAGAGTTAAGCTCCAAGCGCAGGGTAATTGAGGAGTCTATTAATCAGACTAGTTACATCACCGAGGCTATTGCTAGAGAAATATCCGGTGGATTGACTTCTCGTTGCGAGCAG GAACGTCTCAGACTGGAACACTATTTACCATTACTGGAAAATTTCATTTCTCATGCTGATTTGATTAGCAGCAACAGCCAGATGGTTCAGTGGACTTCACAACTCAAGATACGATGGAGTAGTGCTACTAGCTCGTCATCTTTCTTTGACCTTAGAGGTCCAAAGTTTTTTCAAATCGATAATTTGCGATTTGAGCTTGTTATGATCCATTTCCTCTATGGAGCGACACTACGGGAGAGGGCTTCGGAGTTTCTGTCAACAG aTTTGAAGCAATCAGCCTTCATTTTCAGAGAAGCTGCTGGAGTTTTTCATTACCTGGCTCATGAGGTTATTCCATCTTTACAGTCACCAATATCTGCAGAAAGACCTTCAGAAGCTTCCTCGGCTTTGTCTGCTGCTATGAGTTTCATTTGTTTGGCTGAGGCCCAg GCGGTGTATACAAGGAGGGCGGAGGAAAAAGGTAATACTGGTTTCGGTGTTCTGGCAAAGCTGCACTATGGTGTTGTGGAATTGCTCAGTGAAGCCACAAGTGCTATACACTCAGGGACTGGAGAAGGCAAGACTATTTCATCACGGTTTTTG GAGTTTATATCATCTTGCAAAGCACTACATGAGTTACGAAGTAAAAAACACCTCGCAGAAGGTTTAAGGAACGACGGCCAAGTTGGTGTTTCTGTTGGAGTTCTTTGTGATGCACTGATcagttcaaaaaagaaaacgCCAGGGGAGGATTCATGGAAAGCTGtttttaagaatgaaattgaaattgttgCAAATACACttaggaaatttgaaaatgaGAACGAGTTTGTTTGGCATGAAAAGATTCCTCATGGGGATGAGCTGCCATCTCCCCAAGGTATCAAAATTGTGGAGATTGTGCCCTTTAAGCCTAAAAAATGGGAGAGAGAACTTGCTTTCAAATTGTAG